A window from Erythrolamprus reginae isolate rEryReg1 chromosome 9, rEryReg1.hap1, whole genome shotgun sequence encodes these proteins:
- the LOC139172692 gene encoding dehydrogenase/reductase SDR family member 7B-like isoform X3 codes for MRKNQKLMDFTTGILLPLLFSGAGIFTLLRLIRRRRARAYLKDAVVVITGATSGLGKECAKAFHAAGSQLVLCGRSRERLQDVLQELSAGAEPFKNGRKHHTVVFDLSDIKAVVSAAKEILSCVDHVDILINNAGISYRGCITETAIEVDRRVMETNYFGPVALTKALLPAMIQRRKGHIVAISSLQGKISIPFRSAYAASKHATQAFFDCLRAEVERFNIDVTVISPGYIQTNLSLNAVTADGSQYGVMDQTIREGKVATEVAQLVLDAVGEKRKDVLVAAGFVPGLAVYLRPLCSTLFFSLMARRARKEMKDKSS; via the exons GAAAAACCAAAAGCtcatggatttcaccactggaatcCTCCTTCCGCTGCTTTTCAGCGGCGCAGGGATCTTCACTCTCTTACGACTCATCAGAAGAAGGCGGGCCAGGGCCTATCTGAAGGACGCGGTTGTGGTGATCACCGGAGCCACTTCCGGACTGGGGAAAG AATGCGCCAAAGCTTTCCACGCCGCGGGATCCCAGTTGGTGCTGTGTGGCCGAAGTCGAGAGAGGCTTCAGGATGTTCTCCAGGAGTTATCGGCTGGCGCTGAGCCCTTCAAAAAC GGCCGCAAACATCACACTGTGGTTTTTGATCTCTCGGATATCAAAGCGGTAGTGAGTGCCGCGAAGGAGATTTTGAGCTGCGTGGATCATGTCGATATTTTAATCAACAACGCTGGGATCAGCTACCGGGGCTGCATAACGGAGACCGCGATCGAGGTGGACCGGAGAGTGATGGAAACCAATTATTTTGGCCCGGTTGCTTTGACGAAAG CGCTCCTGCCTGCCATGATCCAGAGGAGGAAAGGGCACATCGTAGCCATCAGCAGCCTGCAAGGCAAAATCAGCATTCCTTTCCGTTCAGCGT aCGCGGCCTCCAAACACGCAACGCAAGCCTTTTTCGACTGTTTGCGCGCCGAAGTGGAGCGATTCAACATTGACGTGACGGTGATCAGCCCCGGCTACATCCAGACCAACCTTTCGCTCAACGCCGTCACGGCCGACGGATCCCAGTACGGAG TGATGGACCAGACTATCCGCGAAGGCAAGGTAGCCACGGAGGTGGCCCAGCTGGTCCTCGACGCCgtgggggagaagaggaaggacgTTTTGGTGGCGGCTGGTTTTGTGCCCGGTTTGGCGGTGTATCTCCGACCGCTCTGCTCCACCCTCTTCTTCAGCCTCATGGCCAGGAGAGCTCGGAAGGAGATGAAAGACAAATCATCCTAG
- the LOC139172692 gene encoding dehydrogenase/reductase SDR family member 7B-like isoform X1, with amino-acid sequence MLSPTSGKNQKLMDFTTGILLPLLFSGAGIFTLLRLIRRRRARAYLKDAVVVITGATSGLGKECAKAFHAAGSQLVLCGRSRERLQDVLQELSAGAEPFKNGRKHHTVVFDLSDIKAVVSAAKEILSCVDHVDILINNAGISYRGCITETAIEVDRRVMETNYFGPVALTKALLPAMIQRRKGHIVAISSLQGKISIPFRSAYAASKHATQAFFDCLRAEVERFNIDVTVISPGYIQTNLSLNAVTADGSQYGVMDQTIREGKVATEVAQLVLDAVGEKRKDVLVAAGFVPGLAVYLRPLCSTLFFSLMARRARKEMKDKSS; translated from the exons GAAAAACCAAAAGCtcatggatttcaccactggaatcCTCCTTCCGCTGCTTTTCAGCGGCGCAGGGATCTTCACTCTCTTACGACTCATCAGAAGAAGGCGGGCCAGGGCCTATCTGAAGGACGCGGTTGTGGTGATCACCGGAGCCACTTCCGGACTGGGGAAAG AATGCGCCAAAGCTTTCCACGCCGCGGGATCCCAGTTGGTGCTGTGTGGCCGAAGTCGAGAGAGGCTTCAGGATGTTCTCCAGGAGTTATCGGCTGGCGCTGAGCCCTTCAAAAAC GGCCGCAAACATCACACTGTGGTTTTTGATCTCTCGGATATCAAAGCGGTAGTGAGTGCCGCGAAGGAGATTTTGAGCTGCGTGGATCATGTCGATATTTTAATCAACAACGCTGGGATCAGCTACCGGGGCTGCATAACGGAGACCGCGATCGAGGTGGACCGGAGAGTGATGGAAACCAATTATTTTGGCCCGGTTGCTTTGACGAAAG CGCTCCTGCCTGCCATGATCCAGAGGAGGAAAGGGCACATCGTAGCCATCAGCAGCCTGCAAGGCAAAATCAGCATTCCTTTCCGTTCAGCGT aCGCGGCCTCCAAACACGCAACGCAAGCCTTTTTCGACTGTTTGCGCGCCGAAGTGGAGCGATTCAACATTGACGTGACGGTGATCAGCCCCGGCTACATCCAGACCAACCTTTCGCTCAACGCCGTCACGGCCGACGGATCCCAGTACGGAG TGATGGACCAGACTATCCGCGAAGGCAAGGTAGCCACGGAGGTGGCCCAGCTGGTCCTCGACGCCgtgggggagaagaggaaggacgTTTTGGTGGCGGCTGGTTTTGTGCCCGGTTTGGCGGTGTATCTCCGACCGCTCTGCTCCACCCTCTTCTTCAGCCTCATGGCCAGGAGAGCTCGGAAGGAGATGAAAGACAAATCATCCTAG
- the LOC139172692 gene encoding dehydrogenase/reductase SDR family member 7B-like isoform X2 codes for MMGVARKNQKLMDFTTGILLPLLFSGAGIFTLLRLIRRRRARAYLKDAVVVITGATSGLGKECAKAFHAAGSQLVLCGRSRERLQDVLQELSAGAEPFKNGRKHHTVVFDLSDIKAVVSAAKEILSCVDHVDILINNAGISYRGCITETAIEVDRRVMETNYFGPVALTKALLPAMIQRRKGHIVAISSLQGKISIPFRSAYAASKHATQAFFDCLRAEVERFNIDVTVISPGYIQTNLSLNAVTADGSQYGVMDQTIREGKVATEVAQLVLDAVGEKRKDVLVAAGFVPGLAVYLRPLCSTLFFSLMARRARKEMKDKSS; via the exons GAAAAACCAAAAGCtcatggatttcaccactggaatcCTCCTTCCGCTGCTTTTCAGCGGCGCAGGGATCTTCACTCTCTTACGACTCATCAGAAGAAGGCGGGCCAGGGCCTATCTGAAGGACGCGGTTGTGGTGATCACCGGAGCCACTTCCGGACTGGGGAAAG AATGCGCCAAAGCTTTCCACGCCGCGGGATCCCAGTTGGTGCTGTGTGGCCGAAGTCGAGAGAGGCTTCAGGATGTTCTCCAGGAGTTATCGGCTGGCGCTGAGCCCTTCAAAAAC GGCCGCAAACATCACACTGTGGTTTTTGATCTCTCGGATATCAAAGCGGTAGTGAGTGCCGCGAAGGAGATTTTGAGCTGCGTGGATCATGTCGATATTTTAATCAACAACGCTGGGATCAGCTACCGGGGCTGCATAACGGAGACCGCGATCGAGGTGGACCGGAGAGTGATGGAAACCAATTATTTTGGCCCGGTTGCTTTGACGAAAG CGCTCCTGCCTGCCATGATCCAGAGGAGGAAAGGGCACATCGTAGCCATCAGCAGCCTGCAAGGCAAAATCAGCATTCCTTTCCGTTCAGCGT aCGCGGCCTCCAAACACGCAACGCAAGCCTTTTTCGACTGTTTGCGCGCCGAAGTGGAGCGATTCAACATTGACGTGACGGTGATCAGCCCCGGCTACATCCAGACCAACCTTTCGCTCAACGCCGTCACGGCCGACGGATCCCAGTACGGAG TGATGGACCAGACTATCCGCGAAGGCAAGGTAGCCACGGAGGTGGCCCAGCTGGTCCTCGACGCCgtgggggagaagaggaaggacgTTTTGGTGGCGGCTGGTTTTGTGCCCGGTTTGGCGGTGTATCTCCGACCGCTCTGCTCCACCCTCTTCTTCAGCCTCATGGCCAGGAGAGCTCGGAAGGAGATGAAAGACAAATCATCCTAG